Proteins from a single region of Chlorocebus sabaeus isolate Y175 chromosome 25, mChlSab1.0.hap1, whole genome shotgun sequence:
- the PCNX2 gene encoding pecanex-like protein 2 isoform X2 — protein sequence MVSQVLQLLRQGVWAALTGGWYHDPEQSKFTNSCHLYLWLFLLLLPLALHLQKLSMSLHD from the exons ATGGTGTCCCAGGTGCTGCAGCTGCTCCGGCAGGGCGTGTGGGCCGCGCTCACCGGGGGCTGGTACCACGACCCGGAGCAGAGCAAGTTCACCAACAGCTGCCACCTCTACCTGTGGctgttcctgctgctgctgcccctggCCCTGCACCTG CAAAAATTGTCAATGAGTTTGCATGACTGA